TATCTGGACTACTGGACGACTACAAAACATGCAGCTCTTGAATGTCttacccaaaaaaaaccgaaccctTTTGAAGGATACTATAGCGACACCGTTATCGTTCGtgaatcataaaacaaaaaaaagccctGTCAAAAGGCATCGCCATCCGCCTCGTGGACCTGAGGCCGCATTATGCGCGACACGCGACGTGGGGAGAACTTTCACTAGCTGGCTGTTGTTTGCTTTACCAAGACCGGACAGCGAGCAGCCAGCAGTACCTCCCACAAACCTTGCTCATTACACGCTACGTCACTGTGTTTGCATATCATTTTCACCAGCCATGATCATTGGCTTATTGCCCAAACTTTCACTATCCCCCGGTGGTTCGGTCGCGGGGGTTATTTTGTTTGATCGTTGTTTGGCGCGCCCGATTGTCATTGCCCGATCGCTGGCATCGTTTACCAGTTGCGCTCCGTTGACTCTTTCTGTAAGGTAGGCCCAGCAGGTGCCGCTTCCGTGACTTCTACCAGACTCCCAGCCAGCCATGCACCGGTTAGCAAAGACATTGCGGCCCCGGCCAGCAACATATGCGCTGGCAGAACTAATAATCTCACGACCCCCCTGGTGTTGGTGTAATGGGTCGTTAGGCAGGGTTCACGGTTACATTGCAGGCGGTGCCTCGGTTGCCCGGTACTATCTACAATGGATCGATCGTTGACGCTATCGACCAACTGGAGCGTGCGCTGATCGCGGCTTGACATTGAACGTTGAGCTATTCTTCTAGGTCAGTAGAGCGTCACAGTTCGTGGCACGCTCCCGCAACCCGGGGCGAGTCTGGGCGGCCAACAGCGCAGTAGAAGTCCTTCGCCGGAGCTATGCGGATCGCTTCGTGGCGATTCCAGCAGAATCGGGTACCGGATCGGTGTTCAAACGGTGTGTGTGGCTATGATTCACCCAAGAGTGCCCAGTCTGCTATCCAGCATGGTGCTCGTAGTACTACGCGTCGCAACGCTGgcgttgctgatgctgcgtgaTTCCCGAGCAGCGCGTGGGATTTACGTCAACAATAAAAAGCTTGATCCGTTCGAAGTGGACCACATCGGTCTGGCAAGTATCGCACCAGGAGTCACCTCGCCGAGTCAGCCGCCAGCGTACGTCACCAAGAGCGACCTGCTGCGTAAGGATAACTTTACGAGCCCCCAGCACTACTACCAGTACCTGGTGAGCGAACGCCCCTCCAGCTACATCGATCTATGGTGGGGACACAAGAATAAGACACACGTAACGTCACCGGTTTCCATGGCCGCACTGTTACCTGTGCAGGACGCGCTGTTTTCGACCCAGAACAAACGCAACAAGACCGACTCCGTGTACGAGGGCAACTATCAGTCAGCACCACTTCAATCAACAGATCTTGCTCCATCAACTGCGCCGCCGGTCCATAAGGTGAAACGGCCCGTAAGGACGAAGAAGCGGCCATCGAAAACCCGGCCAGGTTCCGTACTAACCCAGCCCGAGTTGACGCCTGAAATGATGGCCTTCCTGAGTCGTTACTACCTATTGAGCTGCACGCTAGTGCCGAAACCAGCGAGCGCGGTACAACCGACGCCAACGGTGGCCGCTCCCTCCATCCAGACCACTACACGCAAAACCAAAATACGACATCTGACAACGCGGCCCAGCACGACGACCACTACCACGACGGTAAAGCCGGCGATCGGAGATTTcaagaagcggaagaagcCTAGCTACGTCTACGTGAATCCACCGGTCATCAAGCGGCTCGGGGGCGTACTGGAGTCGGTGTACACCTTTATGGAGAACGCTCTCACTAGCACCGAGGCAGTGTCGAAGGAGACTCGTGGCGGAGACACGGTGGAACTGAACGTGGGAAGtgcgaaagtgaagcgaaacgCTGCCGTACCCGAGGAACGCGCTGGTTCCACGGAGCAGATATCGCTCGCAGGAGCAATCACTTCAGAAACTCCGTCCTGGAGTACGGTACTCAGTCCGGGTACGCTGGCGGACTCGAAGCGGTTCACGGTTCCGGACCGAGTCACCATCTCGGGGCTTCCGGGGGCCGTGAGCACGGACGGGGGCAAGAACACGATGACCACCAACATCCAGGTGACGAGCGAGTACACGGCGGCTACACCACCGACGGTGCCCTTTCGAAAGCCcgacccggacgacgacgacgacgagagcagTGAGGAGGAATCGGAAGAGGACTACTTCGGAGAATTGACGGGTTTCCAGGACCAGGaggacggcgatgatgacgaggacgacgaggacgaagacgacgacgagagcgaTGAGACTGAAGCTGGACAGCCATCCAGCAACGACAAGGACTACGGGAACGACACCGAGAATCACTCCCAAACTAGTCGACCCGTGCGTCGAAAGCCGACCAAGAAGCGGCACCGTAAGAAGCGTCCAGCATCGAGCGGCAGCTACGAGGACCTGGagtacggcgacgacgacgaggcgaCCTCGTCGGACGAGGATGACGACTGTTGTGGCAAAGGCGAAGGCGATCAGTTCGGGGCGGAAGATAGCGATGAGTACTACAGCAACACGGACGAtgactacgacgacgacgacgaggacgacgtaGGTGATGGGAACGGGGCCGGATTCTTCACCGGGATGTTTTCCACGTTTGGTCGCTTCGTGAGTTCGCTCGGGTTCGGGGGGTCCGCTGTTGGAGCCCCCGACGACTACGGTGACTCCGAGGAGGACCGAGCCCACAGCACAACACCTCGCATTTTGGCGGTAACGCGTAAGCGACCGACGCGCAGTACCTCCGGAGAACCGGTAGCCCCGGTTGACAGTCGGAACGGTACCGCCACGGTTCCATCGAcaccctcgtcgtcgtcctggctGTCAATGCCGCTGGTCTACAACCCGTGGAGTCCCGATTTGGACGATACGCCTTCGCCGGACGATTTGGCTCCGTCAGAGCCTACCAcgatcaccaacaccaccccaGGTTCATGGTTCGAGCTGATGATGCCTTGGGATTTTTTCAACCCCTGGCTGCCGGATGTGACGGAGAACGATGTGTCGGAGGAGTCTGTACTACCACCAGCGATGCCTAGTCCATCACCCGTAGCTCCATCGGCGAGCTGGTTCAGTCAACTGCTCGGTGGCGCTGCTATCTCCGCGAAACCACCAAAGCCCGCCACTGGGATCCCAACCCAACTTCCTTCCAGTAGTTACTCGGTGCGGCCGACCAGAAAGGTTTCCTACGCTGGCCACCAGTTGTGGCGCGTGTTCGTGGAAACCGCCGAGCACCGCCAGTACCTGGACGACTTCCGGCGCTCAACGGACGGTCGCCGGCTGCAATGGTGGCTCGGCCCAACGCTGCACGGGCCCACGGATGTGCTGGTGCCGCCGGAGTCACTGCAAACCTTCCGCGAGTACCTCCTGGCCGAAGGCATCCAATTTCGGCCGACCATACAGGATCTGGGACGGGCGATCGCACACGAGAAATCCCGAGTAACGCGGCGCGAGCAGATGGAGCACAGGCTACGGCAGGGTCATTCGCTGACGTGGTACCGCTACCATCGGTACGCCGACATCGTTCAGTTTCTGGACTacctacagcagcagcacccgcagcGGGTCCAGCTACTCCACGTCGGCCGCTCGTACGAAGGGCGGCCCCTGACGGTGGTACGCGTTTCCTCGTCGATCTCCCACGTCCAGGGCGTAGAGCGTCGACGCAAGCGCCGCAAGCCCCAGAAGAAGCGACCGGCCATCTTCATCGAGGCCGGGGCTCACGGTCGCGAGTGGCTTGGTCCAGCAGTTGCGACGTGGTTTCTGAACCACCTTCTACAACTCCAGCAGtccggtgccccggtggtCAATGGGTCTGACCCCGGATCCGAGAAGGAAACCTTGGCCCGGTACGACTGGTACGTGCTGCCGGTACTGAACCCCGATGGCTACGAGTACAGCCACGAGCACGACCGGATGTGGTCCAAGAGTCGCTCGCAGGTGGAGCCCAGACCCCAGGGTGTTCTATCCAGCGCGTAGGTTTCGCTGCGCAGCCTCGCTCACACGCAAGAGCACCTACTGATCCTCGATTCTGTTTCCTCGCGCAGGTTCAACTGGTGGCAGACGGGGACAGCGGCGGACCCCAGCAAGCGGGAGTGCTACGGCGTTGACCTCAACCGTAACTGGGCTCACCAACCTCATCTTCGCAACGAGTGCAGCGAAGACTTTGCGGGAAGCGATCCCTTCTCCGAGCCCGAAACGCGAGCCCTGCGTGACTTCCTCGCTGCCGGGCGTCGTAATATCCGCTTGTTTGTGTCGCTCCACGCATACGGTCAGGTGCTCTCCTATCCGAGTGACAAGCGCCCGAAGGACGAGGTAGACGCTCCGAGTGACATCCACGAGATGGCAACGGTCGCTCTGGAAGCGCTGAGCGGAACTGGCAGTGACGTGCGGTATCGGATTGTGCCGAGCCCCGGGCTAGAGGGCCAGGCTTCGGGCACCGCGGCCGAATACGCACGGTATGGAGCGGGAATCCGGTACAGCTACACGCTGACGCTTCCCGACACCGGTACGCACGGTTTCCTGTTGCCACCGTCCAACATCGTGGCGACCGCCCGGGACGCGTTCGAAATCATCAAGGGCATGATTGACTACACGTAGCGTCAACGATGCACCAGggctttttttatttatttctatgaactgaaaacaaacagaggGAGCAATCAGCAGGCAGGTTCAAGTTGGGCTGGACATTGGGTTCGTGGAACCGGAAACTGCTTATGTACTGCTCATCTTTCCTGTCCCAGAAATAAAGTGCTAGTTACTTACACAGTTCCCTAATCTCTCGGTGAATGTTGGTACCAGACCAACAGGTACCAACTACTGCCGCATAACACCTCAACCATTCCTTACCGGCGGCAAATGGCAAGTCGCTAAATCAGGCCAGAATAtccgtatttttccgtgtataacgcgcacctttttcccaatttttttagctctaaaatctgggtgtgcgttatacaaggggagtaaaaatgTTGTCTCTTAAACAcacaaatgtgcccttttaggtacatattttatggtattattgaatgaattataaaatgaaacatttgttaggaatataattatccatacaatattgttacatataatatatacctAAAATTGGGGGTCTtaaccacgaagcggtaatttgttcacattcgaccaaactttgcttttcgacgtttacatcttctcggccctctgagaaatttttgaaccaccgataagcactgtttttggtcttaatagcttcaccattagccacattagtcaacattttgaatgcgtccgcgctcttaattttgttttctacataaaatttgatatacattccttgccatccattttttggaagagacaaaaaatcgccgatgggccaaaacagctgtaaaagattaagtgataatttaaaatggccgaacttttcaccataagtcactgacacGTTTAGCAAactaacgccacaaaataatcgaaaatcgaattaagtattttttttaaatcacaaatttccggatactgTAATGTCTCAATGTAgctcttcagagagtgacaatgaggagtacattgaacagcaattagagaatatcaatttgtcagactgcagtgaatctgagtttgaagattattacgaaatataaaatactagtatgtcttttgcaatgtatacgcattttatctttagtctactttagaatatttatagaatatttagaataatacattattattatttggtatttgttggatatcacatatctgaaaaatgtataataaaaaaatttttccaatttttttctcttaaaatatgggtgcgcgttatatacggaaaaatacggtaatcaAAATTTTAGTACTCTTTAGTCTGAACTAGTTAATCTTACTGCAAGTTATGGACCGTTTGGACACAATTAGCCAACTATTGCATATGGCCTACCCGATCACTGGCACTAGCTTACATCTCGCCATTTGGGTGCCATTTTCAAGTAATTTAGCTATCCAAGTCGAGAGATGAACAAATCGAGTTCACGTTGGTGTAGAATTTCCTCACGTAGGAGTTGTTACTTCAACTCTGCTTTCTACACCTcgaattttcatttcttctaCAGCTTGAAATTTCATTATAGCAATAACGACaaagtattttaaaaaaattcgTTCCCTTAACGACCGTTGGTCCGGAATTGAATCTTTCACCCGTTTCGTGAAATAATTCACCGACTGTTTGGATGGCAGAAGCCCCCGGTGTGGCTTTCGCTGTGGTTTCCCACGTTAAGCTTTCAAGCTGCtctttcgtttgatttgattggttCAGCACTACAAAAAGCAGCACCAAAAAAGTGTTCGCTTACCCTGCACGGTGAGTCGTTTGACACCATacatattttccaaatttaCAGAAACTACAAAGTTTATATAATAATTATATAAAGTGTAGAATAACAGTTGTGCTCTGGTGGCGTTCCAGGCACCTAAGTCGTGTCGCACCGCTTGGAGCAAACTGCTTCCTATACGAAATTTTCGGCTTTATTGATGATTGGCGTTAAGCGACGCGACGAAGGGACCGCTACAATCCGTAGCAGTCGGAGAAAGGGTTCCGACATCAATTTTAAGTTTACCGACACCAGTCATGCGTCCACAATCCATCATTCCATCTACTGTCAATGTCACCGAGCGAGATCAACGTTACAGCGCGTGGGAACGACTGCGTAGCCCAGACCGGCCGGACAAATTTGGGAAACTTATGGCTCCGCGGGAGCACCAGAACGGGGTCTGTGGAACTCGAGTGCGTCGAGCTCCGTAGCTTCACGATACCGATACCAGGGCAGACTGGAggtcccccggggggcttTGCGAAACTTTCTTTCCGGCGGGATACCTACCAAACTTTGTCCGTGGCCAGAACCAAggaaccaaccgaccgaccgaccgcccgcgATGCGATGATTGCGTGTCCAAAAGCCATCGGGGAAAATTGCTACTGACGGGCGGGCCACCAACGACTTTGTAAGTCTCcccaaaacattatttaatgCCATTATTAGGAAGTTAGGCTCGGCCGGGGCATTTAACTTGGTATCGTTTGAGGTTTACCATACATTTGGGCCCCAACCCCACGGCGAGTTAGAGTCTGCAGTTTTCAGGAGAAGGATTTCGGGGAGGTAGAAATTCCGCTTTTCTGCGGCTGGAACCGGTCCGACACAATAGAGCAATATGTTCAATCAACCCGTGCCCCCCAAATTTCACGCAATTCTCCGCCGCCAGCGTCAGCGAGCACGGGGACTGATTAATAGACTAGATTGTTATATTGTCCTGCACCGGATATCAGCGTGTCGTGTAACGTGAGTTGACAACTGGTGGTTCTACCCTTCGGGGAAACCACAATAACAACTCAATGCAGAACCTGGCAGTTGACGATCCACTAGGTCCTAGACACAGTACTAGATCACTGGTCTAGAGGAGGACGGCTCCGGCGCAGCGGCTCCTTCGTCAAATTTCCTTTGCCACTTTGACAGTTTTGACAGGAAGTTGAGGAGACCCAtgactttggaaataagtttttattatttcccaCTGTTCTGCAAACGtttagcgtcccatttcgtaaatgtcaaagtttcgACTCAAAAGTTGCCAAAATTTCCAGAAcaaagtttgacgttttcaaAAGTGAAGTAATAGCGTATTTTAAAATCCAACCACTAGCTGCACCATCGCCTGGACTTCCACCGTCCCGTAAAAGGTGGGCTCGTTTTGCTAGAGACTCGCTAGCTAGCAGTCCACGTAGTAAGTCCGGGGGGAAATGCGTAACGTAAGGACCTCACACTACCGACACGGTGGAAGGCGGTTCGCGTGGTGCCGCAAAACTTTGGTCCTTTACActcacatacacagacacaccggTTGGTGCCGGTCTGCTAAAAGCGCTCAATCTAACAGCACTTAACCCTATGGCAAAGCGGTGTAAGGGCATGTTGgatgcacggcacggcacggcaggccGTTTAATAGTTTGCCGATGTGACGATGACAAGCACGGCGCAACCCTAGCCCACACACAGCTGACCCGAGCAGCAGCGTAGGTAGCAAGCGTAGTACAGTTTTCGATACACAGGAGAAGTTGTAAGCCGCCGCTGGCTTCCTCGAATCTCCGGAGCGCTTGCCTGTAGGAATACGGCCCAGGCTCAGTGTCGTCCAGAACGTTCGTGAAGGCGTGTGTCGGTCTCTGTTACGGTTACCTGCGGAATTTGGAGTTCAGAACTACGGGCAACAATATCTGGTGCTGAATGGCGACAGTGGATGGCAGGGCTACAGCAGAACGGTACGCCCACGCTTCGGCTCAGCTACGAGCAGCTACGGAAAACGTTGGGAC
Above is a genomic segment from Anopheles bellator chromosome X, idAnoBellAS_SP24_06.2, whole genome shotgun sequence containing:
- the LOC131213439 gene encoding uncharacterized protein LOC131213439: MVLVVLRVATLALLMLRDSRAARGIYVNNKKLDPFEVDHIGLASIAPGVTSPSQPPAYVTKSDLLRKDNFTSPQHYYQYLVSERPSSYIDLWWGHKNKTHVTSPVSMAALLPVQDALFSTQNKRNKTDSVYEGNYQSAPLQSTDLAPSTAPPVHKVKRPVRTKKRPSKTRPGSVLTQPELTPEMMAFLSRYYLLSCTLVPKPASAVQPTPTVAAPSIQTTTRKTKIRHLTTRPSTTTTTTTVKPAIGDFKKRKKPSYVYVNPPVIKRLGGVLESVYTFMENALTSTEAVSKETRGGDTVELNVGSAKVKRNAAVPEERAGSTEQISLAGAITSETPSWSTVLSPGTLADSKRFTVPDRVTISGLPGAVSTDGGKNTMTTNIQVTSEYTAATPPTVPFRKPDPDDDDDESSEEESEEDYFGELTGFQDQEDGDDDEDDEDEDDDESDETEAGQPSSNDKDYGNDTENHSQTSRPVRRKPTKKRHRKKRPASSGSYEDLEYGDDDEATSSDEDDDYSDEYYSNTDDDYDDDDEDDVGDGNGAGFFTGMFSTFGRFVSSLGFGGSAVGAPDDYGDSEEDRAHSTTPRILAVTRKRPTRSTSGEPVAPVDSRNGTATVPSTPSSSSWLSMPLVYNPWSPDLDDTPSPDDLAPSEPTTITNTTPGSWFELMMPWDFFNPWLPDVTENDVSEESVLPPAMPSPSPVAPSASWFSQLLGGAAISAKPPKPATGIPTQLPSSSYSVRPTRKVSYAGHQLWRVFVETAEHRQYLDDFRRSTDGRRLQWWLGPTLHGPTDVLVPPESLQTFREYLLAEGIQFRPTIQDLGRAIAHEKSRVTRREQMEHRLRQGHSLTWYRYHRYADIVQFLDYLQQQHPQRVQLLHVGRSYEGRPLTVVRVSSSISHVQGVERRRKRRKPQKKRPAIFIEAGAHGREWLGPAVATWFLNHLLQLQQSGAPVVNGSDPGSEKETLARYDWYVLPVLNPDGYEYSHEHDRMWSKSRSQVEPRPQGVLSSAFNWWQTGTAADPSKRECYGVDLNRNWAHQPHLRNECSEDFAGSDPFSEPETRALRDFLAAGRRNIRLFVSLHAYGQVLSYPSDKRPKDEVDAPSDIHEMATVALEALSGTGSDVRYRIVPSPGLEGQASGTAAEYARYGAGIRYSYTLTLPDTGTHGFLLPPSNIVATARDAFEIIKGMIDYT